AACTTTTTGTTTAATTTCCAGCTATGGTAAAGAAAATAACAACAGTTTGTATACTGGTATTATTTCTAACCGGCCTTATCCCGGAAAAGCTTCATGCTCAGAGATACCTTCTCCTGCATAATAACAAAACTATAAATCAGACGTATATAATGGAATTATGCCCCGCTATAGGGTCTGATTATTTCTATTGGCATAAATGGAAGAAATCTCCAGATTCAATGCCAGCATCTGATCAATCAGATCATGCAGAATTGCCACATTATTATTTGAAGTATCCATAAATTCGAGCTCCTGTGATCCTTTTCCATGTAAACCATCTTCCATTAAAAATTCCTGATCAATCTCCTGATGAATGATTAGTTTGCATAAAAAGAAAAGTGTATTGGCTGTGGCAAAAGGTAATTCTGTAATGGCCTCTTCAATATCACTTTCGATCAAACCATCTGCATAATTAAAAAGATCAAAATATAATGAACTTGCCTGTTCATGAATTTGCTCATTTGAATAGAGTTCATCCAGATCTATATTATATAGCAGACAAAAAGTATCAACAGTTGTATCAATAAGCGCTATGCATTCCAGAATTGCTTTTGATATTTTATCGTCAGATGCCTCCAGAAGTTCAAAATACATAACCGGTTTAATGTCATTTTCAGCCAAACCTTTTAAAGGTGTCACCTCATTTTCCACTACAGAATGATAACCATATTCTGCAAATTTCATTGTAGAAAAACTCAATACATGGATAATTAAAGGAATGATATCCTCCTTAGCATACTTCGTTACTGCCATATTTAATCTTTAAATGATAATCAGCTCAATCTCTTTCCGCTCATCAATCTGTCTACTGCCTCTTTAAAAGATCCTGCTCTGGTTACTTCTCCCGAATTAATGAAGAAGATTTCATCTGCATTTTCAATTGTATTTAACCGGTGTGCAATTACTACCAGTGTTGTTTCCTTTGGTAAATTATCCAGAATCTGCCCCAGCAGCTGTTCTGTGATCGTATCTATATTAGCAGTTGCCTCGTCCAGAATCAGCAATTCTGGTTTACGCAAAACTGCCCGCATAAATGCAATCAGTTGTTTTTGTCCGATACTTAAACTATTTCCAGCAGATAGAATTGCGGTATCCAGTCCTTCATCAAAAGTAGTCAGCAGCCCCTCAAGTCTGGCATCTTTCAGTATCTGCAAAAACTGCTCATTGTTCATCTTCTGATACAGCGCATTACTGTATAAAATATTTTCCCTGACTGTTCCTGTGAACAGGAAAGGTTCCTGCAGGATAAACCCTATTTTTTCCGCACGTTCCTGTGCACTGTAAGTTCGTATATCTTTACCTTTCAGCAATATCGTTCCCTCCAACGGATCATACAAACGGGCCATCAGGGAAGCAGTGGTTGTCTTACCCCCACCAGTCGGACCCACCAGTGCATAAGTCTTTCCACGCTCCATGGAAAAACTGATATTATGCAGGATTTCATATCCTCCAGGATAACCGAAATGTACATTTCTGAATTCCAGCACAGCATCTGTCGGATTATCAGTATCATCATAAGATATAGTTACCAGATTATTACTAAGTGACAAAATCTGAGAAATCCTGTCCCATCCGGCAAGTGCTACCTGGAAACTGGTCCACAGAGCGGCTAACTGTCTTAAAGGATTATAAAAATTTGTTGCATAGGAAAGATAACTTACCAATAAACCAATTGTGAAAAGCCCCTGTGTGATCAGATAAATACCAAAAGATAAAACCGTTAATTGTGCGATTGAGGAAAACAGACCAAATACAGGTAAAAATATATTATTAGCCAACCCCGCACCCACTGCAGTTTTATAATTCTGCTGATTAGCCAGATCAAATCTTTTCCTGAAATAATCCCGTCTGTTAAAAGCAATAATAACTTTAAAGTTATTCAGGCTCTCCTGAATTTCGGCACTCATAGCGCCTGTACTTTTTAAGTTTAAAGCATTCTTTTTCTTTATCCAGGGAGATATTAGTTTAGTAAAAATCAAGATAAAAACGGCAGGTACCAGGGCAGCCAAACCGAGTTCAGGATTTATGATCAGCAGAAATATTCCCGCTCCGGTCATAATGACAATATTACTGATAAACTGCATTAATGCCTGCGAGAAAAACTGACTCAGCTTATCTGTATCATTATTTACCCTGGATATCAGATCTCCAGCTTTATTTTCATTAAAAAATGCAAGTGGTAGCTGCTGAATCTTATTAAAAATAGCATTACGCAATTCAAAAATGATCCGCTGCCCCAATCCTCCCATTAACTTGGTCTGGAAATAACTGCATACAAAAGCAGTTACGTACATAGTTAAAAGTATTCCTGAAAATACAAGAACACCATGATATTGTTTAGTCAGAATATACTTATCGATGGTATGTCCAATTAAAAAAGGTCCTAACAGATTCAGAAAAGCATTCATCAGAACTGCACAAAGTGCAATAATCAATGTCTTTCTTTCCTGTTCGACCAGTTTCAGCAGACTCTTCACTCCTGACC
This portion of the Pedobacter lusitanus genome encodes:
- a CDS encoding ABC transporter ATP-binding protein, with amino-acid sequence MNYNLNSLPEGESKSSTWSGVKSLLKLVEQERKTLIIALCAVLMNAFLNLLGPFLIGHTIDKYILTKQYHGVLVFSGILLTMYVTAFVCSYFQTKLMGGLGQRIIFELRNAIFNKIQQLPLAFFNENKAGDLISRVNNDTDKLSQFFSQALMQFISNIVIMTGAGIFLLIINPELGLAALVPAVFILIFTKLISPWIKKKNALNLKSTGAMSAEIQESLNNFKVIIAFNRRDYFRKRFDLANQQNYKTAVGAGLANNIFLPVFGLFSSIAQLTVLSFGIYLITQGLFTIGLLVSYLSYATNFYNPLRQLAALWTSFQVALAGWDRISQILSLSNNLVTISYDDTDNPTDAVLEFRNVHFGYPGGYEILHNISFSMERGKTYALVGPTGGGKTTTASLMARLYDPLEGTILLKGKDIRTYSAQERAEKIGFILQEPFLFTGTVRENILYSNALYQKMNNEQFLQILKDARLEGLLTTFDEGLDTAILSAGNSLSIGQKQLIAFMRAVLRKPELLILDEATANIDTITEQLLGQILDNLPKETTLVVIAHRLNTIENADEIFFINSGEVTRAGSFKEAVDRLMSGKRLS